The following proteins are encoded in a genomic region of Brachypodium distachyon strain Bd21 chromosome 1, Brachypodium_distachyon_v3.0, whole genome shotgun sequence:
- the LOC100829959 gene encoding histone H2B.1 — MAPKAEKKPAAKKPAEEEPAVEKAEKAPAGKKPKAEKRLPAGKTAAKEGGVDKKAKKKSKKSVETYKIYIFKVLKQVHPDIGISSKAMSIMNSFINDIFEKLAGESAKLARYNKKPTITSREIQTSVRLVLPGELAKHAVSEGTKAVTKFTSS; from the coding sequence ATGGCGCCCAAGGCCGagaagaagccggcggcgaagaagccagcggaggaggagcccgcggTCGAGAAGGCCGAGAAGGCCCCCGCGGGGAAGAAGCCCAAGGCCGAGAAGCGgctgccggcggggaagacCGCCGCCAAGGAGGGCGGCGTCGACAAGAAGGCGAAGAAGAAGTCCAAGAAGAGCGTCGAGACCTACAAGATCTACATCTTCAAGGTGCTCAAGCAGGTGCACCCGGACATCGGCATCTCCTCCAAGGCCATGTCCATcatgaactccttcatcaACGACATCTTTGAGAAGTTGGCCGGTGAGTCCGCCAAGCTTGCCCGCTACAACAAGAAGCCCACCATCACCTCCCGGGAGATCCAGACCTCCGTCCGTCTCGTCCTCCCCGGTGAGCTCGCCAAGCACGCCGTGTCCGAGGGCACCAAGGCCGTCACCAAGTTCACCTCGTCTTAA